Proteins found in one Amphiura filiformis chromosome 14, Afil_fr2py, whole genome shotgun sequence genomic segment:
- the LOC140170126 gene encoding uncharacterized protein, translating to MKTSKKPGKQTRRGGADVVRILKCKYCRRNFYGNVTGFTRHIRNHERRYSKHWGKIKQMESPESNSKTTRTNEKSDVEHEQKQRATERFYVYIVYAPRPSCTCNKENQVNTMPCNCGFTFKRVVYASLAQMHRNLQNGVSYECQGCNSTVSTQETSNDYQGIGMSKCNRCNDTFVTVENLKAHQQVCLKFIKLGQVFKCLQCNTQLKSHEEMVEHTSNIHTIKDGTPLNISINICPVCGNNYATTKLLKAHLQTHPSYTKMGLVCCVCGLKEKDAFKLATHARLHMNGNKNGSNVKGKPEEPSKVLSEVNQSGSGTRTGSGSVSGSKSGSVSGSKSGSVCGSKSGSVSGSKSGSVSGSKSGSVSGSISGSVSGSKSESVSGSRSGSVSGSRFVSGSVSESRSGSVSQSVSGAKSGSESASISGSGFLLGSRTVSSGSEQKVKWSHVIQQRKTTVGISESAQPKHVAEIENKTSKVVEKSSSAQLNKGMRLRPRKQCKPTMYIDDVESEHESESNLFPNLPHACDYCERAFTAVGYLQTHKRTVHFGKNPFVCLICKRRFSDNTLFNLHREMHKEKFQCSFCQKSFDRLELLHNHDHIHGKSQFSPYKCLDCAKVYPDAKSLYTHMQIHRKEGIPKIPFKQAKMSMDKNKSIRYPCSSCERTFPSQFALRIHEKSVHKSDKVFQCKFCEKQFKFEVIIRSMKACMKTTMGYHPKLINLNADIAERDYNISQIGNYMKHFTKQQGKSFLVINAIRCSKTNRR from the coding sequence ATGAAGACTTCAAAGAAACCAGGCAAGCAAACAAGGAGAGGAGGAGCAGATGTTGTCCGAATACTCAAGTGCAAATACTGCAGAAGAAACTTCTACGGCAATGTGACAGGTTTTACCAGACACATCAGAAACCATGAGAGAAGGTATAGCAAACACTGGGGTAAGATCAAACAGATGGAATCGCCAGAGAGCAATTCAAAGACTACAAGAACTAACGAAAAGAGCGATGTTGAGCATGAGCAAAAGCAAAGAGCAACAGAGCGGTTTTATGTGTACATTGTGTATGCCCCAAGACCATCTTGCACTTGTAACAAAGAAAACCAAGTGAACACTATGCCATGTAATTGTGGCTTCACCTTCAAGAGAGTAGTCTATGCTAGCCTAGCACAGATGCATCGTAATTTACAAAATGGGGTCAGTTATGAGTGTCAAGGATGCAACAGTACGGTGTCAACACAAGAAACAAGTAACGATTATCAGGGCATTGGTATGTCGAAGTGTAATAGATGTAATGACACGTTCGTTACAGTGGAAAACTTAAAAGCGCATCAACAGGTATGCCTGAAATTCATTAAACTCGGACaagtttttaaatgtttacagtGTAACACGCAACTCAAGAGCCATGAAGAAATGGTGGAACACACATCAAACATACACACTATAAAAGATGGGACTCCGCTTAACATTTCCATCAATATCTGTCCGGTGTGCGGAAATAATTATGCCACTACAAAACTTTTGAAGGCGCATCTTCAGACTCATCCAAGCTATACTAAAATGGGATTGGTGTGTTGCGTGTGTGGGTTAAAAGAAAAGGATGCGTTTAAACTTGCAACACATGCTAGATTGCACATGAATGGTAATAAAAATGGTAGTAATGTTAAAGGTAAACCTGAAGAGCCGTCTAAAGTGTTAAGCGAGGTGAATCAGTCTGGATCTGGAACCAGAACTGGATCTGGATCAGTATCTGGATCCAAATCAGGATCAGTATCTGGATCCAAATCAGGATCAGTATGTGGATCCAAATCTGGATCAGTATCTGGATCCAAATCTGGATCAGTATCTGGATCCAAATCTGGATCAGTATCTGGATCCATATCTGGATCAGTATCTGGATCCAAATCTGAATCGGTATCTGGATCCAGGTCTGGATCAGTATCTGGATCCAGATTTGTCTCTGGATCAGTATCTGAATCCAGGTCTGGATCTGTATCCCAGTCTGTGTCTGGAGCCAAATCTGGATCTGAATCTGCATCCATATCTGGGTCCGGATTCCTGTTGGGATCCAGGACTGTATCATCAGGTTCTGAACAGAAAGTAAAATGGAGTCATGTTATTCAACAAAGAAAGACAACAGTTGGAATTAGCGAGAGTGCACAACCAAAACATGTCGCCGAGATTGAAAATAAAACTAGCAAAGTTGTTGAAAAAAGTAGCTCTGCCCAATTGAATAAGGGAATGAGACTTCGCCCAAGAAAACAATGCAAGCCTACCATGTATATTGATGACGTTGAATCGGAGCATGAGTCAGAGTCTAACCTCTTCCCTAATCTTCCACACGCATGTGATTATTGTGAGAGGGCATTTACTGCTGTTGGATATTTGCAAACTCACAAACGCACAGTGCACTTCGGAAAAAACCCATTCGTATGTCTGATTTGCAAGAGACGATTTTCGGATAACACTCTGTTCAATCTGCATCGCGAAATGCACAAGGAGAAgtttcagtgttcattttgtcaaAAGTCTTTTGACAGGTTAGAATTGCTGCACAACCACGATCACATCCACGGGAAAAGCCAATTTTCACCATACAAATGTTTAGACTGTGCCAAAGTCTACCCTGATGCTAAGAGCCTATATACGCACATGCAAATTCACAGAAAAGAAGGCATTCCAAAGATTCCTTTTAAACAAGCCAAGATGAGCATGGACAAGAACAAATCCATCCGGTACCCTTGCTCTTCTTGTGAGAGAACATTCCCGTCGCAATTTGCATTGAGAATTCACGAGAAGTCGGTGCATAAGTCGGATAAAGTTTTTCAGTGTAAGTTCTGTGAAAAGCAGTTCAAGTTCGAAGTGATCATAAGATCCATGAAAGCCTGCATGAAGACTACAATGGGGTATCATCCGAAGCTTATAAATTTAAATGCAGATATTGCGGAAAGGGACTACAACATAAGTCAGATTGGAAACTACATGAAGCACTTCACGAAGCAGCAGGGAAAGAGTTTCCTTGTGATCAATGCGATACGGTGTTCAAAAACAAATCGGAGATGA
- the LOC140169432 gene encoding uncharacterized protein, whose protein sequence is MAAIRKIGQIRHFIDDETAAKLVHAFVTSRLDSCTALVYGLPDSFITKLQLIQNTAARLVARTPRSQHITPVLQSLHWLPIKKRAAYKILLMTYKALNQLAPQYISDIVTYYKPVRNLRSSNKLSLTVTSRPSTKFYGERAFVYAAPSLWNNLPLQVRSSITVSSFKSRLKTHLFNI, encoded by the coding sequence ATGGCGGCCATACGGAAAATAGGGCAAATACGTCATTTCATCGACGACGAAACTGCTGCCAAATTAGTTCACGCTTTTGTCACCTCTCGGCTGGACTCCTGCACCGCCTTAGTCTATGGTCTTCCTGATTCCttcatcacaaaacttcagctgATTCAGAACACAGCAGCCCGGTTAGTCGCTCGCACTCCTCGATCTCAGCACATTACCCCAGTCTTACAATCGCTTCATTGGCTTCCCATCAAGAAACGTGCAGCTTACAAGATCTTGCTCATGACATACAAGGCTCTCAATCAACTCGCCCCTCAATACATCTCCGATATCGTCACTTACTACAAACCAGTTCGCAATCTTCGTTCATCAAACAAGTTATCTCTGACTGTCACAAGTCGACCATCAACCAAATTCTATGGTGAGCGTGCATTTGTGTATGCAGCTCCTTCACTCTGGAACAATCTACCGCTTCAAGTTCGCTCTTCTATTACGGTGTCGTCCTTCAAGAGTCGTCTGAAGACAcatctttttaatatttaa
- the LOC140169433 gene encoding uncharacterized protein, with the protein MVVVRIYLQSFYLAQLIVTNDDIARSLDERGQTDLILLDFEKAFDKVSRHRLLMKAEYYGIRGTTLEWISDFLTNRTQQVMVDGQFSTEVEVTSGVPKAAGPLLFVIFINDLLACIKNSSVRLFADDCILYTRITSHEDSLQLQVKDLDNLQEWEQQ; encoded by the coding sequence ATGGTGGTAGTAAGGATATATCTGCAATCTTTTTATCTTGCCCAACTAATTGTCACCAATGATGATATTGCCAGAAGCTTGGACGAAAGAGGGCAGACAGACCTTATCTTgcttgattttgaaaaagcatttgaTAAGGTGTCCCGTCATCGTTTGCTGATGAAAGCAGAGTATTATGGTATCAGAGGAACAACCTTGGAGTGGATTTCGGACTTTCTCACAAATAGAACCCAACAAGTAATGGTTGATGGCCAGTTCAGCACTGAAGTGGAAGTGACTTCTGGTGTACCCAAGGCAGCCGGGCCGTTGTTGTTTGTAATATTTATTAATGACCTACTAGCCTGCATCAAGAACTCCTCGGTTCGACTCTTTGCAGATGACTGCATCTTGTATACAAGAATTACATCACACGAGGACAGTCTGCAACTGCAAGTAAAAGACTTGGATAATCTGCAGGAGTGGGAACAACAATGA